The following proteins come from a genomic window of Thiothrix winogradskyi:
- a CDS encoding DoxX family protein produces the protein MKFIVGFFSLEWMRIFDFIAPLAIRLFLAPMLWVAGVKHLGLFSSSDFVIYNPLTWVNTEAFQQSAAAMSNTVLSGMGAESVLILIGTIEIVAAIFLVLGFAVRWVVLALMFVVVVLGLMSMGEAGFLTTMQQLVMSHGYTDMANNMTEVYLVYFVLLLALFFMGAGRWFSLDWYIYRNFMKRIDSKTAHHDPFEIDATDEPGISKS, from the coding sequence ATGAAGTTTATTGTTGGCTTTTTCAGCCTCGAATGGATGCGTATTTTCGATTTTATTGCGCCATTGGCTATCCGCCTGTTCCTTGCCCCGATGCTTTGGGTAGCTGGCGTTAAGCATTTGGGGCTGTTCTCCAGTTCTGATTTTGTGATTTATAACCCGTTAACTTGGGTCAATACGGAAGCTTTCCAGCAAAGTGCAGCGGCAATGAGCAATACCGTCCTGTCTGGGATGGGGGCTGAATCTGTGCTGATTTTGATTGGTACGATTGAAATTGTTGCCGCCATTTTCCTAGTGTTGGGGTTTGCGGTGCGTTGGGTGGTGTTGGCGTTGATGTTCGTCGTCGTGGTGCTGGGTTTGATGTCGATGGGCGAAGCAGGGTTCCTCACTACCATGCAGCAATTGGTCATGAGCCACGGCTACACCGATATGGCAAATAATATGACAGAAGTGTATTTGGTGTATTTCGTGCTGCTGTTGGCGCTGTTCTTCATGGGGGCGGGGCGCTGGTTCAGCTTGGACTGGTATATCTACCGCAATTTCATGAAACGTATTGATAGCAAAACGGCTCACCATGATCCGTTTGAGATTGATGCGACTGACGAACCCGGCATCAGTAAGTCGTAA
- the dxs gene encoding 1-deoxy-D-xylulose-5-phosphate synthase: MLNTIHSPDELRHLELEQLPTVCAQVREFLLNSVSTGGGHFSSNLGTVELTVALHYAFDTPKDKLVWDVGHQAYPHKILTGRREQMSSIRQKDGLAGFPKRCESEYDTFGVGHSSTSISAALGMALAAQHKGEDYHSVAIIGDGALTAGMAYEAMNHAGDLDANLIVILNDNEMSISPNVGALRKYLTRLLTGRMYSTMRESGKKALSHSKSLSKLAKLTEEHMKGMVLPGTLFEEMGFKYYGPIDGHDVEELVRVLQNIKSIKGPRLLHVLTQKGKGYELAEEDPCTYHGVVPFNLKTGLVASSKKSTPTYTQVFGQWLCDMAEQDARLVGITPAMREGSGLVAFSERFPERYFDVGIAEQHAVTLAAGLACEGLKPVVAIYSTFLQRAYDQLIHDVAIQNLPVVFAIDRAGLVGADGPTHSGNYDLSFLRCIPNMVVMAPADENECRQMLYTAFQMDCPTAVRYPRGKGIGIEPQTEMQALPLGKAVKLRTGHAIAVVLFGSLLPEAQAAAAELNATLVNMRFVKPLDKAMLRELAQSHELLVTLEDNAVMGGAGSAVNEYLHEAGLTVEVLNLGLPDNYIEHAQREEQLASCGLDAPGIVQRVNAGYGGRIRNGVMLYPVPQYSTH; this comes from the coding sequence GTGCTTAATACGATTCATTCGCCTGACGAGTTGCGTCATTTGGAACTTGAGCAACTGCCAACAGTATGCGCTCAAGTGCGCGAGTTTTTGCTGAATTCGGTGTCGACTGGAGGAGGTCATTTTTCCTCCAATTTGGGCACGGTCGAATTGACGGTTGCCTTACATTACGCTTTTGACACGCCAAAGGACAAGCTGGTGTGGGATGTGGGGCATCAGGCATACCCACATAAAATCCTTACCGGGCGGCGCGAGCAAATGAGCAGCATTCGCCAAAAAGATGGGTTGGCAGGTTTCCCGAAGCGCTGCGAAAGTGAATACGATACGTTTGGTGTAGGGCATTCCAGCACTTCGATCAGCGCTGCCTTAGGCATGGCGTTAGCCGCACAACATAAGGGTGAGGATTACCATTCGGTCGCGATTATCGGCGACGGTGCGCTGACGGCGGGGATGGCGTATGAGGCGATGAATCATGCAGGCGATTTAGATGCTAACCTAATCGTGATCCTCAATGACAATGAAATGTCGATTTCACCCAACGTTGGCGCTTTGCGTAAATACCTGACCCGTTTGTTGACGGGACGGATGTATTCCACCATGCGTGAAAGTGGTAAGAAAGCCTTGTCGCACAGCAAGTCGCTGTCAAAATTGGCGAAGCTGACCGAGGAGCACATGAAAGGCATGGTATTGCCGGGTACACTGTTTGAGGAGATGGGCTTTAAATATTACGGCCCGATTGACGGGCATGATGTGGAAGAGCTGGTGCGGGTGCTGCAAAACATCAAAAGCATTAAGGGTCCGCGCTTATTGCATGTGCTGACACAAAAAGGCAAAGGTTACGAGTTAGCCGAGGAAGACCCGTGCACCTATCATGGCGTGGTTCCCTTCAATCTGAAAACGGGATTGGTTGCCAGCTCAAAAAAATCTACCCCCACGTATACGCAAGTGTTTGGGCAATGGTTGTGTGATATGGCTGAACAGGATGCGCGTTTGGTGGGAATTACCCCGGCGATGCGTGAGGGTTCGGGTTTGGTGGCATTTTCAGAACGTTTCCCTGAGCGTTATTTCGATGTTGGCATTGCAGAGCAACACGCGGTTACGTTAGCGGCGGGCTTGGCGTGTGAAGGCTTGAAACCAGTGGTGGCGATTTATTCGACCTTTTTGCAACGCGCGTATGATCAATTGATTCACGATGTGGCGATTCAGAATTTGCCGGTGGTGTTTGCGATTGATCGCGCTGGCTTGGTGGGGGCGGATGGTCCTACTCATTCGGGGAATTACGATTTGTCGTTTTTGCGTTGCATCCCGAATATGGTGGTGATGGCTCCTGCCGATGAAAACGAATGCCGTCAGATGTTGTACACCGCTTTTCAGATGGATTGCCCCACCGCAGTACGCTACCCACGTGGTAAAGGGATTGGGATTGAACCCCAAACAGAGATGCAAGCGCTGCCATTAGGCAAGGCTGTCAAGTTGCGTACCGGTCACGCTATTGCCGTTGTGCTGTTTGGTTCACTCCTGCCTGAGGCACAGGCTGCCGCAGCCGAACTGAATGCCACGCTGGTTAATATGCGCTTTGTTAAGCCGCTGGATAAAGCGATGTTGCGGGAGTTGGCGCAATCCCATGAACTGTTGGTGACATTGGAAGACAATGCGGTGATGGGTGGGGCAGGGAGCGCGGTAAACGAATATTTGCATGAAGCAGGCTTGACGGTGGAGGTGTTGAATCTGGGTTTGCCGGATAACTACATCGAGCACGCGCAACGTGAGGAACAATTGGCGAGTTGTGGTTTAGATGCGCCGGGTATTGTGCAACGGGTCAACGCCGGTTATGGCGGACGGATTCGCAATGGCGTAATGTTGTATCCTGTGCCACAATACAGTACTCATTAA